A segment of the Carya illinoinensis cultivar Pawnee chromosome 1, C.illinoinensisPawnee_v1, whole genome shotgun sequence genome:
CGAGCCTATCTGATTCAGAAACCAACAAGTTCTCGTGACCGGATGTCCCCAATCGATCAAAATCTGATCTATGTGCCAGGTACTTTGTTTTTTAGAGGATCCAAATATATAACGCATGCATGTCATGCatgtcactatatatatataatacataatacAATAATGAAACAACGAAAAGACATAATTACACAAACAAGATTAACGTACAAATGAGCTCCGATCCAAAGCACTTTGATCTAGAACTACAGCATCAAATTAACACCCAGCTCATTTTCAAAACAACATAGCTGCGAGAAATCCATATTGAGAAAATCCGAATGGAAGATTTCATCCATCCCAAAGTCCATCATGAAGTTGGGCGGATTATTTTCCTCCAAAACGAATCTCGAAAACTGATCTACTGGTTCATGAAGACGGCCTAAAGATTCAGCCACTGGCTTACTGACAATTAGTTGATCCTCATGAAGTCCTTCTTGCTCCGAGGTTAGGACAACTTTGGTACACCTAGTTCCCTCGGTACGGATCACATCTGAGTCTGTATTTGCTTCAGTTGGCTTTTCATTTGACCCTTTCGGACCCAGATTTGACTCTTCTTGTGCTAGTTTTGATGGTGTCCGTTTAAAGGCAGGGTACTTAGGGTGATCTTGGACTTTCTTTCCATTATTAATGTTCTTGGTGTTCCAATAGTTTTTGATTTCATTGCCTGTTCGGCCTGGAAGTCGCCCTGCTATCAGACTCCATCTGCAATCGGCAACACATTCTCAACAACATGATCCTGCTGTACAGATTTTTTTAACTTACTTTGTAATAAATAAACAAGGCACGTAAAAGGACGGACCTGTTCCCCAAGAGATTGTGAAGCCTGATAATGAGCTCCTCTTCGTCAGGGGTTATGTTGCCTTTCTTAATATCAGGTCGAAGATAATTTATCCATCTTAGTCGACAACTCTTCCCGCATCTCTTAAGCCCTGAAAAacccattaaaaaatatatggttttctttcttgcaataaTACCAGTACtgtaatggaaaagaaaagaaaacacccatttattatatatattaatgttctcACATATAATTCATAGAAGTTAATGAAGCTGTCTATATAATAACCTGCTCTTTTGGGAAGGTCACTCCATTTTCCTCGACCATGCATTGTGATATATCCTGTGAGTATGTTGTCTTCCGTAGCTGTCCATGCTCCCCTATTCAAGCCCTCCTTTGAACAAGAAGGATTCCTTCCCATCTGATCAGAGTCCCGGCGGCCCCAAAAATCCCCGTATCCCTCCTCGCCctgatttctttctttctttatctcCAGTGGTTTACTCTGGTCGGTGACTCAGTGAGCGAGATGAGTACTCAGCTCTATGCTTGATGATGGGGATTGATCATCATGTTGATATTCTTATTTATAATGGTGCTACGCAGAAGGCCGGTTGAGAGGTCATATCATCATATCCCAACTACAACTAATAATATTGCTAGCTAGCTTGTCTTTagatttttaaatgaaaatacatatattaaaaaatagaataaatagatattttcaaataaaaaaagataataataggAACCCAGATTCAGTCCATCGATGGCTGCACGTTAATTAGGGAACTATCCTTTTGGAGTTTTGCCTACCATTTGTACTTTATATTATCCTTAACACAAATCTCTAAAAATTAAGTGTGGGTGTAGCTGTGCTttcgtatatatattatacatattcaTCATGTGATAATATGTGATGATGATAGCTCCAAATACCTTTAACCTTTATCTCCATTTTTATTTCGAGCTAACTTTCTCAACACACTCTTGAAAGTTTGTTGAATTAATCCAAGGAAAAAAGTAATCCCCAAAAAAATGTTTGGATCGgtcggatatatatatatatatatatatatattgatcctAATAATTATAGCGTATATCTAAGTCACGTGGTCATGTGCCAATGAACTTTGAGGCaattgataattttaaatattctgactTGACTAGGGAGAAGATTCTTTAACATTCGAGGACATGCATCACGCAAGCTTAGCTAGGAACAAGTTTCGTGGTCAGGTCTCATCGATTAAAGATATATG
Coding sequences within it:
- the LOC122303256 gene encoding transcription factor MYB1-like; its protein translation is MGRNPSCSKEGLNRGAWTATEDNILTGYITMHGRGKWSDLPKRAGLKRCGKSCRLRWINYLRPDIKKGNITPDEEELIIRLHNLLGNRWSLIAGRLPGRTGNEIKNYWNTKNINNGKKVQDHPKYPAFKRTPSKLAQEESNLGPKGSNEKPTEANTDSDVIRTEGTRCTKVVLTSEQEGLHEDQLIVSKPVAESLGRLHEPVDQFSRFVLEENNPPNFMMDFGMDEIFHSDFLNMDFSQLCCFENELGVNLML